The Nocardia vinacea genome contains the following window.
ACTTGCGCAGGTACTCGCCGGTGAGTGAAGTGGGATGGGTCAGCAATTCGGCGGGGGTTCCGGTGAAGACGATTTCGCCGCCGTCCTTGCCGCCGTCGGGGCCGAGATCGATCACCCAGTCGGAGTGGGCAACCACGTCGAGGTTGTGTTCGATCACCACCACCGTATTGCCGCGGTCGACCAAACCGTCCATCAGGGCGAGCAGGGTGTCCACATCCGACATGTGCAGACCGGTGGTCGGTTCGTCGAGGACATAGACGGTGCCGGTGTTCTGCAGTTGGGTCGCCAGTTTGATGCGTTGGCGTTCGCCGCCGGACAGGGTGCTCATGGCCTGGCCCAGGCTGAGATAGTCCAGGCCCACTTCGTTCATCGTGCGCAGCTTTGTGGACAGTGCCTTTTCGGTGAAGAAACCGAGGGCCTCTTCGGCCGACATCGCCAGCACATCGGCAATCGACTTGTCGCGCAAGGTCAGTGCCAGTACCTCGTCGGAGAACCGTCGTCCGTCACAGGCATCGCAGTGGGTGGTCACCGGGTCCATATAGGCGATCTCGGTAATGATCACGCCGCGACCCTCGCACTGTTTACAGGCTCCGGTCGAGTTGAAACTGAACAGGCCGGGCGACTCCCCCGTCGCCTTGGCGAACAGCTTCCTGATCGGGTCCATCAGGCCCAGATACGTTGCGGGCGTGGACCGCGACGATGCCCCGATCGCCGACTGGTCGACGAAGATCGCATCCGGATACTGCCGGACGAACACATCACGGATGAGGCTGCTCTTACCGGAGCCGGCGACGCCGGTGATCGAGGTGAGAATGCCGGTCGGCACCGCGACGGTCACATCTTTCAGGTTGTGCACATCGGCATGCTCGATCAGCAACGCGCCGTTCGACTTACGGAAGGTCTCCTTCACCGCGAACGGCCTGCGCAATCCCGCACCCGTCGGCGTATCCGCGGTCCGCAGTTCGGCGAAGGTCCCCTCGAACACCACCTGCCCGCCGTGCAGACCGGCACGCGGACCGACGTCGACGATATGGTCGGCGATCTGGATGACATCCGGATCGTGCTCGACCACCAGCACGGTATTGCCCTTGTCCCGCAGTGCCTTCAGCAGGTTGTTCAACCGGCCGACATCACGCGGATGCAATCCGACGCTCGGTTCGTCGAAAACATAGGTCATCCCGATCAGCGTGCTCGACAGATGTTTGATCATCTTGAGCCGTTGCCCCTCACCGCCGGACAGGGTCGAGGTCGGCCGATCCAGGCTCAGATAACCGAGTCCGATATCGGTC
Protein-coding sequences here:
- a CDS encoding excinuclease ABC subunit UvrA, translated to MPFADSVAPTDVIRVLGASEHNLRNVSLEIPKNKITVFTGVSGSGKSSIVFDTIAVESQRQLYATFPAFILNFLPRYERPHAEAIENLTAPVIIDQQPVGGGPRSTVGTMTDIYSMVRAMFARFGSPSAGFVYNYSFNVPQGMCPDCDGLGVAVRADPDRLVDRSKSLNEGAILLPGYAVDSGEWQMYGKSGRFDPDKKLADYTEDEFTDLLYGTGGKVELTFAKGTWKANYEGLAAKFTRTRLQRDTSTLSEKTREQMQKFLTEGVCATCRGARLNEAALATKIDGRNIADWSELQITDLMAALDEITDPAALGLVAAIRTALQRVTDIGLGYLSLDRPTSTLSGGEGQRLKMIKHLSSTLIGMTYVFDEPSVGLHPRDVGRLNNLLKALRDKGNTVLVVEHDPDVIQIADHIVDVGPRAGLHGGQVVFEGTFAELRTADTPTGAGLRRPFAVKETFRKSNGALLIEHADVHNLKDVTVAVPTGILTSITGVAGSGKSSLIRDVFVRQYPDAIFVDQSAIGASSRSTPATYLGLMDPIRKLFAKATGESPGLFSFNSTGACKQCEGRGVIITEIAYMDPVTTHCDACDGRRFSDEVLALTLRDKSIADVLAMSAEEALGFFTEKALSTKLRTMNEVGLDYLSLGQAMSTLSGGERQRIKLATQLQNTGTVYVLDEPTTGLHMSDVDTLLALMDGLVDRGNTVVVIEHNLDVVAHSDWVIDLGPDGGKDGGEIVFTGTPAELLTHPTSLTGEYLRKYKAAG